Within the Pseudomonas mendocina genome, the region CAGATTTTGCCGCAGTGGGCGAGGTAGCACGGGTAGGGTCGGGGAAGAGCGAGACTCGCTACTTCGGCCGCGACTGGCCGGCCTTCTGGCGCCGTCTGAATACCCGTCGCATGCTGCTCAAGCTCAGCGACCAGCATCTGCGCGACATTGGCCTTACCCGTGCTCAGGCCGAGCGTGAGGCGAGCCGACCGTTCTGGACGCTATGAATGAGGCCCCGCCTGGTTGAGATGGGGAGACCTTGATGGTTCCGCTGAACGACTTGCTGCTGTTTGCCGGTGCAGCGCTGCTGATGGTGCTGACGCCGGGCCCCAATATGATCTACCTGATCTCGCGCTCCATTTGCCAGGGGCGCAAGGCCGGCGTGATCTCGGTGCTGGGTGTCATCCTCGGCTTTGTCGTGCACATGTTCGCCGCGGCACTGGGTATCACCGCTCTGTTCCTGGCGATTCCCGTCGCCTATGACCTGCTCAAATGGGCGGGGGCAGCCTACCTGCTTTATCTCGCCTGGCAGGCTGTCCGGCCCGGTGCACGATCACCTTTCGCAGCCCGGCAACTGCCTGCAGATCCACCCTCACGACTGCTGCTGATGGGGTTTATGACCAATGTGCTGAACCCGAAAATCGCCGTGTTCTACCTGTCGATCTTCCCGCAGTTCGTATCGCCTGAGCATGGTTCGGTATTCCAGCAGAGCATCCTGCTCGGGCTGACCCAGATCAGCGTCAGCTTCACCGTCAATCTGCTCATCGCACTATTTGCCGGCAGCCTGTCGGCGTGGCTGGTGGGCAGGCCGCAGTGGCTGGCCGCGCAGCGCTACGTGATGGGCGGCGTGTTGGCCGGGTTGGCGGTACGCCTGGTTTTCGAGTCGCGCAAGGTCACCTCCTAGCGCCCGACACGGATACAGGTCGGTGTTCGGCGGCAGGGTGCCCCCTACGAGAAGTCATTCAGCCGACGGTGGGCTCGCTAGAGCAGTTCCTTCAACCGATGCCAGGCCATCCCCAGTGCCAGCAATGGCGAGCGCAGGTGCTTGCCGCCGGGGAAGGTCATGTGCGGGACCTGGGCGAACAGGTCGAAGCCGCGGCTTGCCTGCCCGGCGATGGCTTCGGCGAGCAGCTTGCCGGCCAGGTGCGTGGCATTGACGCCGTGCCCCGCGTAGGCCTGGGCATGGAACACGTTGGGCTGGTCCTTGACGCGGCCGATCTGCGGCAGGCGATTGGCACCGATACCGATCATCCCGCCCCACTGGAAGTCGATACGCGCATTGGCCAGTTGCGGGAATACCTTGAGCATCTTCGGCTTCATGTAGTCGGCGATATCGGCTGGATCACGCCCCGAGTAATGGCAGGCACCGCCGAACAGCAGGCGACGGTCGGCGGAGAGGCGGTAGTAGTCGACAGTCACACGCTGGTCGCACAGCGCCATGTTCTGCGGAATCAGCTGCCGTGCCTGCTCTTCGGAAAGCTGCTCGGTGGCGATGATATAGCTGCCGGCCGGTAGCACCTTGCCGCTCAGCGTCGGGTTGAGACCGTTGATATAGGCATTGCAGGCCAGCACCAGGTACTTGGCGCGCACTTGGCCGTTGGCGGTGTGCACGCGCACCTCGCTGCCGTAGTCGATGCGCGTCACTGGCGACTCCTCGAACAGCTGCACGCCCAGCAACTGGGCGGCTGCAGCTTCGCCGAGCGCCAGGTTGAGCGGGTGCAGGTGGCCCGAACCCATGTCGATCATGGCGCCGTGGTAGTTATCGGAACCGACCACTTCATGGATGCGCTCCTGCGGCACCATGCGCAGTTCGTGGCGATAGCCGAGGCTTTCCAGCTCGGCCTTGTCCTCGGCGAAGCCGTCCATGTGTGCCGGTTTATTGGCCAGGTCGCAATAACCCCAGGTCAGGTCGCAGTCGATGCGAAACTGCTCGATACGGCTGCGCACGATCTCCACGGCTTCAAGGCCCATCAGCTTGAACTGGCGTACGCCATCCTTGCCGACCACCGCCTCGAACTGCTCGACATCATGGCCGACGCCGCGAATCAGCTGCCCGCCGTTGCGCCCGCTGGCGCCCCAGCCAATCTTGCGCGCCTCCAGCAGTGCCACCGAGAGACCCTTCTGTGCCAGCTCGATGGCCGTGTTCAGGCCGCTGAACCCGCCACCGACGATGCACACATCCACCTGCCGTTCACCGTCCAGAGGGGGGTAGGCCTGCTGGCGATTGACGGTGGCGGCGTAGTAGGAAGCGGCATGCTGTGGGCTGTGGACGGGCTGGTGAACGCGGGCGTTCATGTGCGAAATCCTGATTTTGTTGTGTGGAAAATTCAACGCAGCATAAGCGTGCAATCCATTCGACGCCAAGTGTCCGAGGGAAAAAAGCGGGGATTTCCTCTGCGGTAAGGCGTGCGCGCCGAATCGTGCGGGTAGACTGTGGCGATTACGTCAGGATGCCTGAGCATGAGTTGCACCGACCGCAAGATCGATCACTTGCGCCGACAGATTCCCCGTTTCGATTGCGTACCTGGTTGTCACGACTGTTGTGGGCCGGTCACGGCCTCGTCCGAGGAGCTGGCGCGCCTGCCGGTCAAGAGCGATGCCGAACACGATGCGGCGCTGGCCGAATACAACTGCGTGCATCTGGGACCGAATGGCTGCGAGGTGTATGACCAGCGCCCGCTGATCTGTCGCCTGTTCGGCACCACACCGCGTCTGCCTTGCCCGCATGGCCGCGGGCCGGAGCAGCCGATCGAGCCGGCGGTGGAGCGTAAGGTGCACCGGCTGATCGCCACGACGCGACAGCGTCTGGTGTAGTGGATTCCTCGATGCGTAGATATAATGCGACTCACTTTCAATTAGTCGTGTGTCGCCGCCATGACCAAATCCTCCTCCAGCGTCGAGCTGATCGGCGCCCTTGCGCTGCATTACGACGAGCTGGTCGAGTACATTCGCCGGCGTTTTCAGGGCAGTCAGTTCGCCCGCGAGGTAGTGCACGATGTCTGCCTGCAACTGCTGGAGAAACCGCCGCAGCAGCCGGTGAACCTGCCTTTTTCCTTCCTGCGCCGCGCCTCGTTCAATCGCGCCATCGACCGCCGTCGTGCCGATAACACGCGCAACGCCTATTTCGAAGTGACCGCCGAAGTGCCGGACTGGCACGTGCACGAGCTCGATGGTGCAACTGCACTGGATTTCGAACAACAGCTCGAAGCTCTGCTGGCCATTATTGAGGCTTTGCCCGCGCGCGCCCGACAGGTATTTCTGCTGCACCGCATCCACGGCATGCCGCAGCGCGAGATCGCCGACGAGCTGGGCATTTCCACCAACATGGTGACCCAGCATTTCTCCCGCGCCATGCGCAGTATCGCCCGCGACTGGGAGCCGGCGCGGCGAGCGCTGGCCGGGCGAGGTTGAGGCATGGCTCAGTCCGATCGTTCTGACGGCGTAGCCGGTAGCGACCCGCTTGCGCCATTCGAGCACGCACTGCGCAACCGCGTGCCTTCGCGCGATGCGCTGCTTGCGGAAGCCAAGGCGCAAAGCGCTCGCCAGCGCCGGCGCAAGCAGGCACTGGGTGGTGGTCTGGCTACGGTGTTGTTGGGTTTTACCGTATGGAGTTTCGATCCCTCCTGGCACAGCGAAGATGTACGTACCGCCGTCGGCCAGCGTGACAGCCTGCAACTGGCCGACGGCAGCCGGGTAGTGCTCAACAGCGCTACGCACCTGCGCATCGAGCGGCGCCTGCGCAGTCGGCAGATCGAGCTGCTGAGTGGCGAGGCGACCTTCACCGTCGAGCATGGCGACAAGCCCTTCATCGTGCGCAGCCAGGATGTCGCGGTGCGCGACATCGGCACCGTGTTCAACGTGCGCAGCGATAGCCGCGGTGTTGCCGTTGCCGTGTTGGAGGGCGAGGTTGAGGTCTCCACCCGACAGTCAGCGCCTCAGCGTTTGCAGGGCGGTCAGCAGGCATTGGCTCATGCCGGCCGGGTTGGTGCCGGCGAGGTGGCGAACATGGAGCGCGTCACTGCCTGGCAGCACGGTAAGCTGCGCTTCGACGGCACGCCGTTGAGTGAGGTGATCGCCGATATCCAGCGTTATCGCCAGGCGCCGGTTCGTCTGGCCGACCCTCGTCTCGCCAGCTTGCGCGTATCCGGCGAGTTCGACAGCGATGCCGTCGAGTCGCTGCTCGACCTGCTGCCGGTCATCCTGCCGGTGGCGCTTATGCGCAGTGATGATGGCAGCGTGACGATCAGCGGACGCTAGCTCTTTCAGCTTCGTGTGGGAGGGGCTTTAGCCGCGAGCTTTTGACTCTGTACCGAGGCAGTCGCAGCTCAAGCCCCTCCCACGTTTTCTGATCCCAGTCCCGAGAGAGTAACGAGAATTTTTTGCATCTCGACCTCAACATCGCCCGACGCTCATCCGCCACTCCCTGTGAACGTCATTTCTGATCGCGTCACCGGGGAGAATCATGAGCACCAAACCATCATCGCGCCGTTCGCGGCTGAGCCGTCTATCACTGCTGGCGGCTGGCATCATGCTGGCGTCTACCCTGCATGCGCAGGACGCCACCTACGTCCTCAATCTGCCTGCGCAGCCGCTGGATAAGGCGCTCAATGTTCTGGCGGGACAGACCGGCAGCCGTATCCTGTTCGCCACCGAGATTGCCGCTGACCAGCAGGCGCCTGCCTTGAGCGGCGAATTGACCCTGCAACAGGCCCTGCAGCGTCTGCTTCAGGGTACTGGGCTTACGGTGCAGGAGACCGGTGATGGCAGTTACGTGATCGCCGAGCCCGCTTCGGCTGGCGCCGCGCTGAACCTCGGCGCGATCACCATTCAGGGACAGGGCATGGGCGAGGCGACCGAAGGTTCAGGCTCTTACACCACTGGCCTGGTCAGCGTCGGCTCCAAGACCCCGGTCAGCCTCAAGGAAACGCCGCAAACGGTGTCGATCATCAGTCAGCAGATGATCGAGGATCAGCGCATTACCACCTTGCCGGAGGCCATGAAGCGAGCGCCGGGCATCACCGTGCGCAACAACAACTATCACGTTCAGCAGTTCTATTCGCGTGGCTTCGGCATCGATAACGTGCAGATCGACGGTGCTTCGCCGATGGATATCGGTACCGGGCTGGGTACGTTCTATAGCGACCGTCTTTACGACATGGCGCCCTATGACCACGTGGAGGTGCTGCGTGGCGCCAGCGGTCTGTTGGGTGGCACGGGGGATCCGGGTGGCATCGTCAACCTGGTGCGCAAGCGGCCATTGGACAGCTATCAGCTGAAGTTAAATACCTCTGCTGGCTCGTGGGACAACTATCGACACGAGGTCGACGTCACCGGCCCGTTGGCTTTCGACGGCAAGCTGCGTGGACGTGTGGTGGCCGCGTACACGGATCGCCAGTACTTCATGGACAACCGCAGTACCGAGAAGCCCTTTCTCTATGGCATCTTCGAGGCCGATCTCAGCGACGACACCATGCTCACGGTGGGTGGCAGCTACGACAAACTCAAGGAGAACGGCACGGGTGACGGCCTGCCGCGTTACAGCACCGGCGGTGATCTGAAGTTGCCTCGCAGCACCTGGTACACCACCGTTCAGGCCTGGTCCGATAGCTACACCCGTGAGTGGTTCGTGAAACTCGATCACCACTTCAATGAGGATTGGAAACTCAACACCTCTTACACATACTCCTACAACGGCTCCACCACCGAGGGCATCATCCCCTACGGCTCCGTGGACGAAACCACCGGCACTGGCCCGTACTGGTGGGGCAGCTACGTCTCCAGCTGGAGCAAGCAGCAGGTGTTCGATGTGAACCTGTCGGGCTATTTCGATGCCTTCGGACGGCAGCACGAGCTTCTCGTCGGCGGTGATTATCAGAAGGTTACCAGTCGCTGGCGTGCAGCCCAGGGCATGCTGGGTAAGGGGGACCTGATCGACATCTGGAACCCAGGGGCCACACCGCTGCCGCACAACGATACCAACCACAGCTTCTGGCGCGACTACCACCCCAACGGTCGTGAACAGTACGGCCTGTACTCGACGCTACGTCTGCAGCTGGCCGATCCGCTGAAACTGGTGATCGGCGCCCGCGACCAGCGCTACAAGTTCGAGCAGGCCTACAGCACGCGTGCGCAGGACGGAACCGGGCCGTGGACGCTGCAGGATGATGTGTTCGATCGCCAGCCGACCACGCTCGTGCCCTACGGTGGCTTGATCTATGCGCTGAACGATGAATGGTCGACCTACGTCAGCTATGCCGAGGTGTTCAAGCCTCAGGCGCAGAAACTCCAGGGGCCGTTGGATGCGAAGAAATCCATCGAGCCCATGACCGGCAAGACCTACGAAACCGGCATCAAGGGTGAGCTGCTTGGCGGCAGCCTGAACGTCAGCGCCGCGCTGTTCTACACCACGCGTGAGAACCAGGCGGCGGAAGACCCGGCCTACCCGAACCCTCCGTTCAGCTACAGCGCTTCATGCTGTTTCCTGGCTCAGGACAAGATCACCAGCAAGGGCATCGATCTTGAAGCGACCGGGGAAATTTCGCCAGGCTGGGACATCATGGCCGGCTACACCTACAACCAGATCCATAACGACACCGAGGAGAGGCTCTACAGCACCGTTACGCCCAAGCACCTGTTCAAGCTGTGGACGCTGTACAACCTGCCGGGTGAATTGTCCGACTGGCGTATTGGCGGCGGTGTGACCGTGACCAGCCCGACCTATGTGGAAGGCCAGGCGTATCGTTTCGACAGCAGTGGGAACGTCATCGATAGCCGCGACTACGATTTCAGTCAGTCGGGTTACGCGGTCTACGATGCGATGGTCGAGTACGACGTCGACCAGAACTGGACGGTCGCCCTCAACGGCAACAATCTGTTCGACCGCCGCTACTACGCCAGCGTCGGTACGTCCGAGTACGGCAACTACTATGGCGAGCCGCGCAATTTTACCCTGACTCTGCGCGGCACCTTCTGGTAAGCCATTTGCACCGTGCAAGAACGCCCGCAGCGATGTGGGCGTTCTTCTTCTGCCGCTGTTCTACTCCGGCACCGGCAGCGCCAGGCTCTCCTTCACCTCTTCCATGACGATATAGCTCTTCGATTCGCGCACGTGCGGCAGCTTGAGCAGGATGTCGCCGAGCAGCTTGCGGTAGCTGGCCATTTCGTTGATGCGCGCCTTCACCAGGTAGTCGAAGTCGCCGGACACCAGGTGGCATTCCAGCACGTGCGGCAGCTTGAGCACGGCGCGGCGAAACTCCTCGAAGGTGTCGCCGGACTTGTAGTCCAGGCTGATCTCGACGAACACCAGCAGGTTGGCCTTGAGGTGCTGCGGATTGAGGCGGGCGTGATAGCCCATGATGATGCCTTCGCGCTCCAGGCGGCGTACGCGCTCGGTGCACGGCGTGGTCGACAGGCCCACGCGCTCGCCCAGTTCGGTGAAGCTGATGCGCCCGTCCTCCTGCAGGATGCGGAGGATGTTGCGGTCGATCTTGTCCAGTTCACGACGGCTTTGATGCTGGGTTCTCATGGGGAATCCGCCTCTGTAAAACGGCTTTTTGCCAAGAATTCTCGCCAAATATAGCTGTGTATATGGTGAAAAGCACTGCGCGGCTCTTCCTATACTGCGCCTATCGACAACAATGGCCTGTAACGCACGCGCCTTTGGCGCGGCGGGGAGAAAAACATGCGTGTTCTGGTTCTCGGCAGCGGTGTGATTGGTACCGCCAGTGCTTACTACCTCGCCCGTCAGGGCTTCGAGGTGGTGGTGGTCGACCGCCAGGATGGCCCGGCACTGGAAACCAGCTTCGCCAACGCCGGCCAGGTTTCCCCCGGCTACGCTTCGCCCTGGGCTGCCCCGGGCGTGCCGCTGAAGGCCATCAAGTGGCTGCTGCAGAAGCACGCGCCGCTGGCGATTAAGGCCACCGGTGACGTCGACCAGTACCTGTGGATGGCGCAGATGCTGCGCAACTGCACCGCCAGTCGCTATGCGATCAACAAGGAACGCATGGTGCGTCTGTCCGAGTACAGCCGCGACTGCCTCGACGAGCTGCGTGCCGAAACCGGTATCAGCTACGAAGGCCGTCAGCTTGGCACCACCCAACTGTTCCGCACCCAGGCCCAGGTCGATGCTGCCGCCAAGGACATCGCCGTGCTGGAAGCGTCCGGCGTGCCGTTCGAGCTGCTCGACCGCGACGGCATCGCCCGCGTCGAGCCGGCCCTGGCCAGCGTCAAGCACAAGCTGGCCGGTGCCCTGCGCCTGCCCAACGACCAGACCGGCGACTGCCAGATGTTCACCACCAAGCTGGCGGACATGGCCAAGGCGCTCGGCGTCGAGTTCCGCTTCGGCCAGAACATCCAGCGCCTGGACGCCGTGGGCGACCGCATCAATGGCGTATGGATCGACGGCAAGCTGGAAACCGCCGACCGCTACGTGCTCGCCCTCGGCAGCTACAGCCCGCAACTG harbors:
- the dadA gene encoding D-amino acid dehydrogenase, producing MRVLVLGSGVIGTASAYYLARQGFEVVVVDRQDGPALETSFANAGQVSPGYASPWAAPGVPLKAIKWLLQKHAPLAIKATGDVDQYLWMAQMLRNCTASRYAINKERMVRLSEYSRDCLDELRAETGISYEGRQLGTTQLFRTQAQVDAAAKDIAVLEASGVPFELLDRDGIARVEPALASVKHKLAGALRLPNDQTGDCQMFTTKLADMAKALGVEFRFGQNIQRLDAVGDRINGVWIDGKLETADRYVLALGSYSPQLLKPLGIRAPVYPLKGYSLTVPITNPEMAPTSTILDETYKVAITRFDGRIRVGGMAEIAGFDLSLNPRRRETLEMITSDLYPEGGDLQRADFWTGLRPATPDGTPIVGGTAFRNLFLNTGHGTLGWTMACGSGRLLADLMANKRPQISADGLDISRYSRKAREVHSAPQPLRT
- a CDS encoding NAD(P)/FAD-dependent oxidoreductase, with protein sequence MNARVHQPVHSPQHAASYYAATVNRQQAYPPLDGERQVDVCIVGGGFSGLNTAIELAQKGLSVALLEARKIGWGASGRNGGQLIRGVGHDVEQFEAVVGKDGVRQFKLMGLEAVEIVRSRIEQFRIDCDLTWGYCDLANKPAHMDGFAEDKAELESLGYRHELRMVPQERIHEVVGSDNYHGAMIDMGSGHLHPLNLALGEAAAAQLLGVQLFEESPVTRIDYGSEVRVHTANGQVRAKYLVLACNAYINGLNPTLSGKVLPAGSYIIATEQLSEEQARQLIPQNMALCDQRVTVDYYRLSADRRLLFGGACHYSGRDPADIADYMKPKMLKVFPQLANARIDFQWGGMIGIGANRLPQIGRVKDQPNVFHAQAYAGHGVNATHLAGKLLAEAIAGQASRGFDLFAQVPHMTFPGGKHLRSPLLALGMAWHRLKELL
- a CDS encoding YkgJ family cysteine cluster protein, which encodes MSCTDRKIDHLRRQIPRFDCVPGCHDCCGPVTASSEELARLPVKSDAEHDAALAEYNCVHLGPNGCEVYDQRPLICRLFGTTPRLPCPHGRGPEQPIEPAVERKVHRLIATTRQRLV
- a CDS encoding LysE family translocator, encoding MVPLNDLLLFAGAALLMVLTPGPNMIYLISRSICQGRKAGVISVLGVILGFVVHMFAAALGITALFLAIPVAYDLLKWAGAAYLLYLAWQAVRPGARSPFAARQLPADPPSRLLLMGFMTNVLNPKIAVFYLSIFPQFVSPEHGSVFQQSILLGLTQISVSFTVNLLIALFAGSLSAWLVGRPQWLAAQRYVMGGVLAGLAVRLVFESRKVTS
- a CDS encoding DUF1127 domain-containing protein translates to MTGFSKTDFAAVGEVARVGSGKSETRYFGRDWPAFWRRLNTRRMLLKLSDQHLRDIGLTRAQAEREASRPFWTL
- a CDS encoding RNA polymerase sigma factor gives rise to the protein MTKSSSSVELIGALALHYDELVEYIRRRFQGSQFAREVVHDVCLQLLEKPPQQPVNLPFSFLRRASFNRAIDRRRADNTRNAYFEVTAEVPDWHVHELDGATALDFEQQLEALLAIIEALPARARQVFLLHRIHGMPQREIADELGISTNMVTQHFSRAMRSIARDWEPARRALAGRG
- the dadR gene encoding transcriptional regulator DadR encodes the protein MRTQHQSRRELDKIDRNILRILQEDGRISFTELGERVGLSTTPCTERVRRLEREGIIMGYHARLNPQHLKANLLVFVEISLDYKSGDTFEEFRRAVLKLPHVLECHLVSGDFDYLVKARINEMASYRKLLGDILLKLPHVRESKSYIVMEEVKESLALPVPE
- a CDS encoding TonB-dependent siderophore receptor, producing the protein MSTKPSSRRSRLSRLSLLAAGIMLASTLHAQDATYVLNLPAQPLDKALNVLAGQTGSRILFATEIAADQQAPALSGELTLQQALQRLLQGTGLTVQETGDGSYVIAEPASAGAALNLGAITIQGQGMGEATEGSGSYTTGLVSVGSKTPVSLKETPQTVSIISQQMIEDQRITTLPEAMKRAPGITVRNNNYHVQQFYSRGFGIDNVQIDGASPMDIGTGLGTFYSDRLYDMAPYDHVEVLRGASGLLGGTGDPGGIVNLVRKRPLDSYQLKLNTSAGSWDNYRHEVDVTGPLAFDGKLRGRVVAAYTDRQYFMDNRSTEKPFLYGIFEADLSDDTMLTVGGSYDKLKENGTGDGLPRYSTGGDLKLPRSTWYTTVQAWSDSYTREWFVKLDHHFNEDWKLNTSYTYSYNGSTTEGIIPYGSVDETTGTGPYWWGSYVSSWSKQQVFDVNLSGYFDAFGRQHELLVGGDYQKVTSRWRAAQGMLGKGDLIDIWNPGATPLPHNDTNHSFWRDYHPNGREQYGLYSTLRLQLADPLKLVIGARDQRYKFEQAYSTRAQDGTGPWTLQDDVFDRQPTTLVPYGGLIYALNDEWSTYVSYAEVFKPQAQKLQGPLDAKKSIEPMTGKTYETGIKGELLGGSLNVSAALFYTTRENQAAEDPAYPNPPFSYSASCCFLAQDKITSKGIDLEATGEISPGWDIMAGYTYNQIHNDTEERLYSTVTPKHLFKLWTLYNLPGELSDWRIGGGVTVTSPTYVEGQAYRFDSSGNVIDSRDYDFSQSGYAVYDAMVEYDVDQNWTVALNGNNLFDRRYYASVGTSEYGNYYGEPRNFTLTLRGTFW
- a CDS encoding FecR family protein → MAQSDRSDGVAGSDPLAPFEHALRNRVPSRDALLAEAKAQSARQRRRKQALGGGLATVLLGFTVWSFDPSWHSEDVRTAVGQRDSLQLADGSRVVLNSATHLRIERRLRSRQIELLSGEATFTVEHGDKPFIVRSQDVAVRDIGTVFNVRSDSRGVAVAVLEGEVEVSTRQSAPQRLQGGQQALAHAGRVGAGEVANMERVTAWQHGKLRFDGTPLSEVIADIQRYRQAPVRLADPRLASLRVSGEFDSDAVESLLDLLPVILPVALMRSDDGSVTISGR